GGAATGTTTTCCTTAATAGATGCACTCTTGCAAAGACCAATGAATACCATTCTTATGAAGTTACCGTTGTCAGATGAAGTAGTAGAAACAATATCAGGTAGTAGTTCATTCATGCAACCATATCTACAATTAACGATTGCATTAGAACGAATGGATCTAAAAATGGCTTATCTAATTGCTGAAGATTTGAATATTAATATTGATGATCTTTTAGAAATGTCAAAAGTAGCAAATAAATGGTCGAATACAATTTGCTAGAGAAATTCGATTCAAAAAGGAAAACGGTAACATATCACGATATACTTCAAGAAATTGTATAAATTAGAGGTATATATTTATATGTATTTTCCAATATTAAGTGCACTAAACCCTTTGTAACTGTTTGGTATATGTTGACCAAACCTTCCATGTTAGTGCTATTGGCATAAAAGAGACACAAATACATAAATTAGTCAGGTTTAATTTATACTTGAATTTGGTATACTTACTACGTAAGATATTATAATTTCTTATAGGAGGGTTCTTCATGAAAAAAGCACTACTTGCTTTGTTACTGGGTTCTGCATTAGTTTTAGGCGCTTGTGGTACGACAAATAAAGAAAAAACCACAACAAATGAAACTACTACTACAGAAACAAAAAATAACACAGCAAACAATACAACAACAACTGAAGAAAAAACCACCGAAACAACAAAAGTTGACGCTGAAGCAGTTGCTAAACAAAAATGTATCTCTTGTCACGGTAACGATTTATCAGGTGCTGTTGGCCCGAATTTAACAAAAGTAGGATCAACATTATCAGAAAGTCAAATCAAAGATATTTTGAAAAATGGTAAAGGTAGTATGCCTAACCAATCTGGTACAGGCCTTAGTGATGATGAATTAAATGCTGTTGCTAAATGGCTTTCTGAAAAAAAATAAGAATTTTTTAACTAGCTTTCATTGAGGGGGAAGCTAGTTTTTTATTGCCTTCAAAATGTGTTACCCTGGGTAAGGAAACCTTATTTGGCTTTTGCTA
This window of the Rummeliibacillus pycnus genome carries:
- the cccB gene encoding cytochrome c551, which encodes MKKALLALLLGSALVLGACGTTNKEKTTTNETTTTETKNNTANNTTTTEEKTTETTKVDAEAVAKQKCISCHGNDLSGAVGPNLTKVGSTLSESQIKDILKNGKGSMPNQSGTGLSDDELNAVAKWLSEKK